One Clostridium estertheticum DNA segment encodes these proteins:
- a CDS encoding 1-propanol dehydrogenase PduQ, which translates to MEDNFKLKSKVYFNKQSIQVLEQITGSRAFIVSDSIMEKLGYLQNVVDYLLKAGISSVVFFGVRPDPDVNVIAEGLKLYGESDADVLVAMGGGSAIDTAKGILYFSWKLESSAGREMKKPLFIAIPSTSGTGSEVTDFAVITSGVEKVVIVDEFIAPDIAILDSTCIQHVPTRVVVDTGIDVLVHAIEAYVSTNATDFTDALAEKAVKLIFENIEKLYKDVKDSDARDRVQNASCMAGMAFTNSNLGINHSLSHAIGATFHIAHGRSNALLLNAVMEYNADLRGSANDYATIRYAKLATILQLPARTHREGAVNFIQAVGRLKKALGVEDNIRALGIDQKEFESALDHMAETALLDRCTPTSPRQPSKEDLISIYKKCY; encoded by the coding sequence ATGGAAGACAATTTTAAACTGAAATCCAAGGTTTATTTTAATAAACAATCCATACAGGTTTTAGAACAGATTACTGGCTCCCGAGCATTTATTGTTTCAGATTCCATAATGGAAAAGCTAGGATATCTTCAAAATGTGGTAGATTACCTGTTAAAAGCTGGAATAAGCTCTGTTGTTTTTTTTGGGGTGCGCCCTGATCCTGATGTCAATGTAATTGCGGAGGGACTTAAGCTATACGGAGAAAGCGATGCTGATGTCCTAGTTGCAATGGGCGGAGGCTCAGCTATTGATACTGCCAAGGGAATTCTGTATTTTTCGTGGAAGTTAGAGAGCTCCGCGGGTCGTGAAATGAAAAAACCACTATTTATTGCGATTCCCTCTACAAGTGGAACGGGCTCGGAAGTAACGGACTTCGCCGTTATTACTTCCGGTGTGGAAAAGGTAGTCATCGTAGACGAGTTTATCGCACCAGACATTGCCATACTTGACTCTACCTGTATTCAGCATGTTCCTACTCGGGTGGTGGTGGATACGGGCATAGATGTTCTGGTTCATGCCATCGAGGCCTATGTTTCTACAAACGCAACGGACTTTACAGATGCTCTTGCAGAAAAGGCAGTCAAACTGATCTTCGAGAACATTGAGAAACTTTATAAAGACGTGAAGGATTCCGATGCCAGAGATCGTGTTCAAAACGCTTCCTGCATGGCAGGAATGGCATTTACAAATTCGAATCTTGGCATCAACCACAGTCTATCCCACGCCATAGGTGCAACTTTTCACATTGCGCACGGTCGCTCCAATGCGCTATTACTTAATGCGGTGATGGAATACAACGCCGACTTAAGGGGAAGTGCCAACGATTATGCTACGATCAGATACGCAAAACTGGCAACGATTCTGCAACTTCCGGCCCGGACTCACCGTGAAGGAGCTGTTAATTTCATACAAGCTGTAGGTAGACTGAAAAAAGCACTTGGGGTGGAAGATAATATTCGTGCTCTTGGAATTGATCAAAAGGAGTTTGAAAGCGCTCTGGATCATATGGCCGAAACAGCCTTGCTTGATAGGTGTACTCCCACGAGTCCCAGACAGCCTTCTAAGGAAGATCTGATTAGTATTTATAAAAAGTGTTATTGA
- a CDS encoding choline kinase family protein, with protein sequence MKMEELVQKKLQLVFNDDSIIFDKSRFAGGLTNYNYLMNIKGIEYVVRQPGGMTNEMIDRKIEKINNRMATEFGLNSECVYFDEVSGIKISVYIKNSKNIAISDPCSITNLRAVSGLLKKSHFNPNHFPNTFDWQMELTKYEQIIQELNGGFFFDYAELKKQLLDFMKKNIKNTISVPCHNDTVPENFVVGDNGRTYLVDWEYSGMNDPSWDVAAYILESRLTEEAIQYFLLDYYGQLLTSEEVLKIKCFMMAQDLLWMVWAMIRHYSGDDFLDYCSVRYERFQKNIRAITVSSDYSIADMVKN encoded by the coding sequence ATGAAAATGGAAGAATTAGTACAAAAAAAACTGCAACTGGTTTTTAATGATGATAGCATTATATTCGACAAATCACGTTTTGCTGGCGGACTTACCAATTATAACTATCTTATGAATATTAAGGGGATAGAATATGTTGTAAGGCAACCGGGCGGCATGACCAATGAGATGATCGACCGAAAAATTGAAAAGATCAACAATCGCATGGCCACGGAGTTTGGTTTGAATTCTGAGTGCGTTTATTTTGATGAGGTAAGCGGGATTAAAATCAGTGTATACATTAAAAATAGCAAAAACATTGCGATTTCGGATCCGTGCTCTATCACAAATTTGAGAGCTGTTTCTGGTCTGCTTAAAAAAAGCCATTTCAACCCAAATCATTTTCCAAATACCTTTGATTGGCAAATGGAGCTTACTAAATATGAACAGATTATTCAAGAGCTTAATGGAGGTTTTTTCTTTGACTACGCTGAATTGAAAAAGCAATTGCTTGATTTTATGAAAAAGAATATTAAAAATACAATATCTGTTCCCTGTCATAACGACACAGTACCTGAAAACTTTGTGGTGGGTGACAATGGCAGAACTTACCTAGTAGACTGGGAATATTCTGGAATGAACGACCCAAGCTGGGATGTGGCTGCATATATTCTTGAATCAAGATTGACCGAAGAGGCAATTCAATATTTTCTTTTGGACTACTATGGCCAACTTTTGACGTCAGAAGAAGTATTAAAAATAAAATGCTTTATGATGGCGCAGGATTTGCTTTGGATGGTATGGGCCATGATTAGACATTACAGCGGCGACGATTTTCTCGACTACTGCAGTGTCAGATACGAACGTTTTCAGAAGAATATAAGGGCAATCACTGTTTCGTCAGATTATTCCATTGCCGATATGGTAAAGAATTAG
- the murQ gene encoding N-acetylmuramic acid 6-phosphate etherase: protein MDKLNLKKLTTESRNENTMDIDRISTLEMVKVINNEDKKVAEAVEVELPKIAEAIDCITLRMNKGGRLIYIGAGTSGRLGILDASECPPTFGISEEIVQGIIAGGTEAIFRAKEGAEDSKELAVKDLKDKNITENDTIVGLAASGRTPYVIGGLEYANEIGALTISVTCNANSQVSKTAKISIAPVVGAEVVTGSTRLKSGTAQKLVLNMLSTGAMIKLGKVYGNLMVDVKSTNEKLTQRAKLIVCEATGIDIEEATEVLNETDFDVKLAIFMILSKLNKKEAKITLDQNNGYIAKALKNI, encoded by the coding sequence ATGGACAAATTAAACTTAAAAAAACTAACTACAGAAAGTAGAAATGAAAATACCATGGACATAGATAGAATTTCAACTTTAGAAATGGTAAAAGTAATAAATAATGAAGATAAAAAGGTAGCTGAAGCTGTAGAAGTGGAACTTCCTAAAATAGCAGAAGCCATAGATTGTATAACTTTAAGAATGAATAAAGGTGGGAGATTAATTTATATAGGCGCAGGAACTTCCGGAAGACTTGGAATTTTGGATGCATCGGAGTGTCCACCTACTTTTGGAATTTCAGAAGAAATAGTACAAGGTATTATCGCAGGAGGTACAGAAGCCATATTTAGAGCAAAGGAAGGTGCTGAGGATTCCAAGGAATTGGCAGTAAAAGATTTAAAGGATAAAAATATCACAGAGAATGATACAATAGTAGGACTTGCAGCATCTGGTAGAACCCCATATGTTATAGGGGGCCTGGAGTATGCAAATGAAATAGGAGCATTAACAATTTCAGTTACTTGTAATGCTAATTCACAAGTTTCAAAGACCGCAAAAATATCAATAGCACCGGTAGTTGGAGCAGAAGTTGTAACAGGATCCACAAGACTCAAATCAGGAACAGCTCAAAAACTAGTATTAAATATGTTATCAACAGGAGCTATGATAAAGCTAGGAAAAGTATATGGCAACCTTATGGTAGATGTAAAATCAACAAATGAGAAATTAACGCAGAGAGCTAAGCTAATAGTTTGCGAAGCAACGGGAATAGATATTGAAGAAGCAACAGAAGTATTAAATGAAACAGATTTTGATGTTAAGCTAGCAATATTCATGATATTATCAAAGCTTAATAAAAAGGAAGCGAAAATTACATTAGATCAAAATAATGGATATATAGCAAAAGCGCTAAAAAACATTTAA
- a CDS encoding PTS transporter subunit EIIC, whose product MTNIDIAKNLVELVGGKSNIKSVTHCMTRCRLELKDYSKAKIEEIKKSEGALGVVEDEGQLQVIYGPGKVNKVTEEVSKILGKNIVIGEDAVAETKTKLKQKNNTKFKNMLKRLGSIFIPLIPLFVACGLVLAVNNIAGVYFGNAYKATTAAQIIGLIGNGVFSILSILVGVNAAKEFGSQMPMMGGVLGGILSSTALAKITLFGKALTPGRGGIISVILVVLLACYIEKACRKFVPDVLDLFVTPLVTLTISVLVALLILQPIGGFISDSIGLVVKQTIASDNILISVISGAISGGLFLPLVMTGMHQALTPIHADLIANVGFTVLLPILATAGMAQVGATIAVLRKTKNERLKKVAKNGLVPGFLGIGEPLIYGVTLPLGKPFLGACLGAAVGGAVMALFKVGAVAIGVSGLPLALLIANGKMGVFLIGVLVSYAGGYFFTSILGFEDPVD is encoded by the coding sequence ATGACAAATATAGATATTGCTAAAAATTTAGTGGAGCTGGTTGGAGGAAAAAGTAATATAAAATCTGTTACACATTGTATGACCCGTTGTAGACTAGAACTTAAAGATTATTCAAAGGCAAAAATAGAAGAAATAAAAAAATCTGAAGGAGCTCTTGGGGTAGTTGAAGACGAGGGACAGCTACAAGTTATTTATGGACCAGGAAAGGTAAATAAGGTAACTGAAGAGGTAAGTAAAATACTTGGAAAAAATATAGTTATAGGGGAAGATGCAGTAGCAGAAACTAAAACTAAATTAAAACAAAAGAATAATACTAAGTTTAAAAATATGCTTAAAAGATTAGGAAGTATATTTATTCCATTAATACCATTATTCGTTGCCTGTGGACTAGTCCTTGCAGTAAATAATATAGCAGGAGTTTACTTTGGTAATGCGTATAAAGCCACAACAGCAGCTCAAATAATAGGACTTATAGGGAATGGTGTATTCTCTATTCTATCAATTTTAGTTGGAGTAAATGCAGCTAAGGAATTCGGCTCACAAATGCCAATGATGGGTGGAGTATTAGGTGGAATTCTTTCATCAACAGCACTTGCAAAGATAACCCTTTTTGGAAAAGCATTAACTCCAGGACGTGGGGGAATTATTTCAGTAATACTAGTAGTGCTTTTAGCTTGTTATATTGAAAAGGCTTGTAGAAAATTTGTGCCAGATGTATTAGATTTATTCGTTACACCACTGGTTACACTTACAATTTCAGTTTTAGTAGCATTATTAATACTTCAACCAATAGGTGGATTTATTTCAGATAGTATAGGACTCGTAGTAAAACAAACAATAGCATCAGATAATATATTAATATCAGTTATATCAGGAGCAATATCGGGAGGGCTATTTTTACCACTGGTTATGACTGGAATGCACCAAGCGTTAACTCCAATACATGCAGATTTAATAGCTAATGTTGGATTTACAGTATTACTTCCAATACTCGCAACAGCTGGAATGGCACAAGTAGGAGCAACGATCGCAGTACTCCGAAAAACGAAAAATGAAAGATTAAAGAAGGTAGCTAAAAATGGATTAGTACCGGGGTTTTTAGGAATAGGAGAACCATTAATATATGGTGTAACATTACCACTTGGAAAGCCATTTCTTGGGGCTTGTCTTGGAGCAGCAGTAGGTGGAGCGGTGATGGCATTATTTAAGGTAGGAGCCGTTGCAATTGGTGTATCAGGATTACCACTGGCATTATTAATTGCAAATGGAAAAATGGGAGTATTTTTAATAGGAGTATTAGTATCATATGCAGGTGGATATTTCTTTACTAGCATATTAGGCTTTGAAGATCCAGTGGATTAA
- a CDS encoding DUF871 domain-containing protein has protein sequence MSYGISIYFGLDNTREENIKLLKDAHELGFTRIFTSLHVPEADYSILKTEAREFFKLAKKYNMDIISDISPNTFKFLDLNDMDLKGLGYMGVKTIRIDFGYTVEEISKMTQNPYGIKIQLNASTITEEFFENLDIYSPNYKNVDALHNFYPRVGTGISEECMKEKNTILSKRGIRASAFVGSNNRKRGPVRDGLPSLEDHRGIEVREAANHLYILGNKSIFIGDSLPSKRELEDLSALSPDAVELCIELKEYDSVTLRLLNETYTNRTDEARDAIRASESRLLLKGDKIKALNTVDKNYGDITIDNENYMRYMGELQILKCSQKGDYRTNVVASVLQKDIYLLKYIKGGKKFYFNIINRVKI, from the coding sequence ATGAGTTACGGTATTTCAATTTATTTTGGGCTGGACAATACAAGGGAAGAAAATATAAAGTTGTTAAAGGATGCTCATGAACTGGGGTTTACTAGAATATTTACCTCACTTCATGTACCGGAGGCAGATTATAGCATCTTAAAGACTGAGGCGCGTGAATTTTTTAAGTTAGCTAAAAAATATAATATGGATATAATAAGTGATATTTCTCCTAATACTTTTAAGTTTTTAGACTTGAATGATATGGATTTGAAGGGACTCGGCTATATGGGGGTTAAGACTATAAGAATAGATTTTGGATATACAGTAGAAGAAATATCTAAAATGACCCAAAATCCTTATGGTATTAAAATTCAACTAAATGCATCCACAATAACTGAAGAGTTTTTTGAAAATCTAGATATATATTCGCCTAACTATAAAAATGTTGATGCATTACATAATTTTTACCCTAGAGTAGGTACGGGTATTTCAGAAGAATGTATGAAAGAGAAAAATACTATTTTAAGTAAAAGAGGAATTAGAGCTTCTGCTTTTGTAGGATCCAATAATAGAAAAAGAGGTCCTGTACGTGATGGATTGCCTAGCTTAGAAGATCATAGAGGTATAGAGGTACGAGAAGCTGCAAATCATTTATATATCCTGGGAAATAAATCTATATTTATTGGAGATTCACTACCAAGCAAAAGAGAATTAGAGGATTTATCAGCTCTAAGTCCAGATGCAGTAGAGCTTTGTATAGAATTAAAAGAATATGATAGTGTAACCCTAAGATTACTTAATGAAACTTACACCAATAGAACAGATGAGGCTAGAGACGCTATAAGAGCTAGTGAAAGTAGATTACTTCTTAAGGGAGATAAAATAAAGGCATTAAATACAGTAGATAAGAATTATGGAGATATCACTATAGATAACGAAAATTACATGAGATATATGGGGGAATTGCAAATATTAAAATGCAGCCAAAAGGGTGATTATAGGACAAATGTTGTAGCTTCTGTTTTACAAAAGGATATTTATCTATTAAAATATATAAAGGGTGGTAAGAAATTTTACTTTAATATAATAAATAGAGTTAAAATCTAA